A portion of the Meriones unguiculatus strain TT.TT164.6M chromosome 11, Bangor_MerUng_6.1, whole genome shotgun sequence genome contains these proteins:
- the Myog gene encoding myogenin, protein MELYETSPYFYQEPHFYDGENYLPVHLQGFEQPGYERTELTLSPEARGPLEEKGLGTPEHCPGQCLPWACKVCKRKSVSVDRRRAATLREKRRLKKVNEAFEALKRSTLLNPNQRLPKVEILRSAIQYIERLQALLSSLNQEERDLRYRGGGGPQPVVPSECNSHSASCSPEWGSALEFGTNPGDHLLAADPTDAHNLHSLTSIVDSITVEDMSVAFPDETMPN, encoded by the exons ATGGAGCTGTATGAGACATCCCCCTATTTCTACCAGGAGCCCCACTTCTACGATGGGGAAAACTACCTCCCTGTCCACCTCCAGGGCTTTGAGCAACCGGGCTATGAGCGGACTGAGCTCACCTTAAGCCCTGAAGCCCGAGGGCCCCTGGAAGAAAAGGGACTGGGGACCCCTGAGCACTGTCCAGGCCAGTGCCTGCCATGGGCATGTAAGGTGTGTAAGAGGAAGTCTGTGTCTGTGGACCGGCGGAGGGCAGCCACACTGAGGGAAAAGCGCAGGCTCAAGAAAGTGAACGAGGCCTTCGAGGCCCTGAAGAGGAGCACCCTGCTCAACCCCAACCAGCGGCTGCCTAAGGTGGAGATCCTGCGCAGTGCCATCCAGTACATTGAGCGCCTACAGGCCTTACTCAGCTCCCTCAACCAGGAGGAGCGAGATCTCCGCTACCGAGGCGGGGGCGGGCCCCAGCCGGTG GTGCCCAGTGAATGCAACTCCCACAGCGCCTCCTGCAGTCCAGAGTGGGGCAGTGCACTGGAATTTGGTACCAACCCAGGAG ATCACCTGCTTGCAGCTGACCCTACAGATGCCCACAACCTGCACTCTCTTACCTCCATCGTGGACAGCATCACAGTGGAGGATATGTCTGTTGCCTTCCCAGACGAAACCATGCCCAACTGA